CCCACCAGGGCCTAGAGGTGATGCTGGTTTGGAGGGaacctggtgggggtggggggccaggcaacTTCCCTAAACTTTCCTCAGAGCCCCCTGGACTCTCCTTCACCCACATGATCACTTCTTGTTTCCCACCTACTCCCCTGTGGCCAAAAAGGGATTGGTCGAGTTTCTCCTCTGATCTCATATGCTCCATCTGATCCTCCTGCATTGCCTCTGCTATCTCAGAGCTCTCTCTCAGTGGCCTGTGCTCCTGCACCATCTCCTGTTCTCTCCCACCAGCTCTAGGAAACTTCTCTGGTCTCTGCTCTCCAAGGTCCTCCACTCCACTCTCAGAATCCCTTGTGGGTTTCTCTGGCTTCTGATGTTCCTTCAGCCCTTGACTAAACTCTGCTCTAGCCCTGTCTCTTCGAGCCTTCCTGCATGCCTCTTCCAGGGACTGCACCCCCAAGGCCCTGGCAGCCTCCTCAAGGGGCCCCAGTTCCGCAGGTTGCAGCTCAACACTCTCTCCGTAAACAAAGTACAGAAGCTGTGCAAAAGTGGAAGGGCTGATCCCTTTCACCAGAGTCCAGTGACCCCTGCGGCCTAGCTGCTGGCTCACACCTGCCAGCACCAGGCTGTGTGCAGGGAACTCCTGGCTCCCCACGGTGATCATGGTATCACATAGTGCTGGCCTGAGCCTGGCTGCTAGCCGCACCAGCCGATCAGAGCCATAGGGGCTAGGCAGTCTTGTTGGGGACAGGGGCATTTTGCCTTGCCTGGGTACCAGTCTCAGAGGTTCTGAGACAAAGGCCACAGTTCGAGGTCCATggtgggaaggggaagaaggaacagcatatTCTCAAGCCTGTGGAGATGAGGGGAGAAAGAATGAGTTGTTTGTTCTGGATCAGAGCTCTCTGTCCTGAATGGAGCAAATAAACTAACCCAAGAGAGGACTTGAGCTTATCCAGAACCATAACAGGGGCCTAGAGTTTGGTGGCAAGAGAACGGAAATTAGACTA
This is a stretch of genomic DNA from Myotis daubentonii chromosome 15, mMyoDau2.1, whole genome shotgun sequence. It encodes these proteins:
- the ZBTB32 gene encoding zinc finger and BTB domain-containing protein 32, whose amino-acid sequence is MPLSPTRLPSPYGSDRLVRLAARLRPALCDTMITVGSQEFPAHSLVLAGVSQQLGRRGHWTLVKGISPSTFAQLLYFVYGESVELQPAELGPLEEAARALGVQSLEEACRKARRDRARAEFSQGLKEHQKPEKPTRDSESGVEDLGEQRPEKFPRAGGREQEMVQEHRPLRESSEIAEAMQEDQMEHMRSEEKLDQSLFGHRGVGGKQEVIMWVKESPGGSEESLGKLPGPPPPPGSLQTSITSRPWWAEAPWLKESQPALWSLLLLPPRYGTPFSHSTSISAAWQEVWPQDQRIPLSLNLHKGLWSQNQLAFSSSTSGSLPQGPAKLSPGAMEGSDQRHTGTLATCVGHVGKAGCPSRQQPFRPPPARSRPYSCSVCGKRFSLKHQMETHYRVHTGEKPFSCGLCPQRSRDFSAMTKHLRTHGAAPYRCSLCGAGCPSLASMQAHMRGHSPSQLPPGWTIRSTFLYSSSASASSRPSSWDSTSK